A genomic region of Gemmata massiliana contains the following coding sequences:
- a CDS encoding chemotaxis protein CheW, protein MNSPETHEIAELVSDGSQFLAFRLGEEEYGLEILRVQEIKGYSKITPLPNTPHEIKGVMNLRGAVVPIIDLRTRLGMREAEYTVFTVIIVVTVGTKIVGLVVDAVSDVLNVEPEMVVPAPDLGAGVDVSFLTGIARTGDRLVSLLNIDRLVGNASEPAALTA, encoded by the coding sequence GTGAACTCACCCGAAACGCATGAGATTGCCGAACTCGTGTCCGACGGGAGCCAGTTCCTGGCGTTCCGGCTGGGCGAAGAGGAGTACGGGCTGGAGATCCTGCGCGTGCAGGAAATCAAGGGGTACTCGAAGATCACCCCGCTGCCCAACACGCCCCACGAGATCAAGGGCGTGATGAACTTGCGCGGCGCGGTGGTCCCGATCATTGACCTGCGCACCCGTTTGGGGATGCGCGAGGCCGAGTACACCGTGTTCACGGTCATCATCGTAGTCACCGTGGGCACCAAGATCGTCGGGCTCGTCGTGGACGCCGTGTCCGATGTGCTCAACGTGGAACCCGAGATGGTGGTTCCGGCCCCGGACCTGGGCGCGGGCGTCGACGTCTCGTTCCTCACCGGGATCGCGCGCACCGGGGACCGGCTCGTGTCGCTGCTCAACATCGACCGACTCGTCGGCAATGCAAGCGAGCCCGCCGCACTCACCGCCTAA
- a CDS encoding RNA polymerase sigma factor, whose translation MPNPLGTTRRWMMIRVLRLLRATAGSDRDLLDRYARDRDEGAFEALVHRYGTGVWAACVRLAGRDAEDAFQAVFLTLSRKAGAVTGSLPAWLHAVTRRVAANLRRSAQRRSAIESAAARSPDAPTDDAGLREGLALLDEELAHMPERYRTVLIVCCLEGRSRDEAAQQLGWSEGQVKGRLERAREMLRTRLAERGVELGAVLLAAAVTGPIPVRAGPPSATAVTLSHGVIRAMMFQKLKLTAAVLTAVAGVAIASAMVVRAQPGTLPNETAKEPASAPREAPEKRVGEAVPQDKGNPAPKERKDEVPKKIRDLQKERIAALKELTDTTAALYKNARATYDEAIEARLLLLQAEVDVAEKPAERLALYQKCVDELKAYEEVAVARVQVGRGTNAAVLKIKARRLEVEIQLEQAKAKEAREGK comes from the coding sequence GTGCCGAATCCGCTCGGGACGACACGTAGGTGGATGATGATCCGAGTGCTGCGACTGCTGCGTGCGACGGCCGGGTCCGACCGGGACTTACTGGACCGGTACGCCCGCGACCGGGACGAGGGCGCGTTCGAGGCGCTGGTCCACCGGTACGGCACCGGCGTCTGGGCCGCGTGCGTGCGGCTCGCGGGGCGGGACGCGGAAGATGCGTTCCAGGCGGTGTTTCTGACGCTCTCCCGCAAGGCCGGAGCCGTAACCGGTTCGCTCCCCGCGTGGCTGCACGCGGTCACGCGACGGGTCGCGGCCAACCTCCGGCGCAGCGCCCAGAGAAGGAGTGCGATCGAATCGGCCGCGGCCCGGTCCCCGGACGCGCCCACCGATGACGCCGGACTCCGCGAAGGCCTGGCGCTGCTCGACGAGGAACTGGCGCACATGCCGGAGCGGTACCGGACGGTGCTGATCGTGTGCTGCCTGGAGGGGCGGTCGCGTGACGAGGCCGCCCAGCAACTCGGCTGGAGCGAAGGCCAAGTCAAGGGCCGGCTCGAACGCGCACGCGAGATGCTCCGGACCCGACTCGCAGAGCGCGGCGTCGAACTCGGCGCGGTGCTGCTCGCCGCGGCGGTCACCGGGCCGATCCCGGTCCGCGCCGGCCCCCCGTCCGCAACGGCCGTAACCCTTTCCCACGGAGTGATCCGAGCCATGATGTTCCAAAAGCTCAAACTGACGGCCGCGGTATTGACGGCCGTTGCCGGCGTCGCGATCGCGAGTGCGATGGTCGTGCGGGCACAACCCGGCACCCTGCCGAACGAAACCGCAAAAGAGCCGGCGAGCGCCCCCAGGGAAGCGCCAGAGAAGCGGGTCGGTGAAGCCGTTCCGCAGGACAAAGGCAACCCGGCGCCCAAGGAACGAAAGGACGAGGTACCCAAGAAGATCCGGGATCTTCAGAAAGAACGGATCGCAGCACTGAAGGAACTGACGGACACAACCGCCGCATTGTACAAGAACGCACGTGCGACGTATGACGAGGCGATTGAAGCGCGACTCCTGCTGCTCCAGGCCGAAGTGGACGTCGCGGAGAAGCCCGCGGAGCGCCTCGCGCTCTACCAGAAGTGCGTGGACGAGCTGAAGGCATACGAGGAGGTCGCGGTCGCGCGGGTTCAGGTCGGGCGTGGGACCAACGCGGCCGTACTCAAGATCAAGGCCCGGCGCCTGGAAGTCGAGATCCAGTTGGAACAAGCGAAGGCGAAAGAGGCCCGCGAGGGCAAGTAG
- a CDS encoding EF-hand domain-containing protein: protein MASEQQKQEIDDKVTTLVRGRFGGDYRAAFVHYDADASGAIDKDELKALLSDAGIGSALTRWAWANGIMGEVDRDGDGAISWTEFEAVFRANKS, encoded by the coding sequence ATGGCCAGTGAGCAACAGAAGCAGGAGATCGACGACAAGGTAACGACCCTGGTCCGCGGCCGGTTCGGTGGAGATTACAGGGCCGCGTTCGTACACTACGACGCCGACGCCAGCGGCGCGATCGATAAAGACGAGCTGAAGGCGCTGCTCTCGGACGCCGGGATCGGCAGCGCGCTCACCCGCTGGGCGTGGGCCAACGGGATCATGGGCGAGGTGGACCGGGACGGCGACGGGGCCATCTCGTGGACCGAGTTCGAGGCCGTCTTTCGGGCCAACAAGTCCTAG